One genomic window of Mus caroli chromosome 12, CAROLI_EIJ_v1.1, whole genome shotgun sequence includes the following:
- the Zfp36l1 gene encoding mRNA decay activator protein ZFP36L1, which translates to MTTTLVSATIFDLSEVLCKGNKMLNYSTPSAGGCLLDRKAVGTPAGGGFPRRHSVTLPSSKFHQNQLLSSLKGEPAPSLSSRDSRFRDRSFSEGGERLLPTQKQPGSGQVNSSRYKTELCRPFEENGACKYGDKCQFAHGIHELRSLTRHPKYKTELCRTFHTIGFCPYGPRCHFIHNAEERRALAGGRDLSADRPRLQHSFSFAGFPSAAATAAATGLLDSPTSITPPPILSADDLLGSPTLPDGTNNPFAFSSQELASLFAPSMGLPGGGSPTTFLFRPMSESPHMFDSPPSPQDSLSDHEGYLSSSSSSHSGSDSPTLDNSRRLPIFSRLSISDD; encoded by the exons ATGACCACCACCCTCGTGTCCGCCACCATTTTCGACTTGAGCGAAGTTTTATGCAAG ggTAACAAGATGCTCAACTACAGCACTCCCAGCGCTGGGGGCTGCCTGCTGGACAGGAAGGCAGTGGGCACCCCTGCTGGCGGGGGCTTCCCTCGCAGGCACTCGGTCACTCTGCCCAGCTCCAAGTTCCATCAGAACCAGCTTCTCAGCAGCCTTAAGGGTGAGCCGGCCCCGTCCCTGAGCTCACGCGACAGCCGCTTTCGAGACCGCTCTTTCTCCGAAGGGGGCGAGCGGCTGCTGCCCACCCAGAAGCAGCCTGGGAGCGGCCAGGTCAACTCCAGCCGCTACAAGACGGAGCTGTGCCGTCCCTTCGAAGAAAACGGTGCCTGTAAGTACGGGGACAAGTGCCAGTTCGCGCATGGCATCCACGAGCTCCGCAGCCTGACCCGCCACCCCAAGTACAAGACGGAGCTGTGCCGCACCTTCCACACCATCGGCTTTTGCCCGTACGGGCCCCGCTGCCACTTCATTCATAACGCCGAGGAGCGACGCGCCCTGGCGGGGGGCCGGGACCTCTCCGCTGACCGTCCCCGCCTCCAGCATAGCTTTAGCTTTGCTGGGTTTCCCAGTGCCGCTGCCACCGCCGCTGCCACGGGGCTGCTGGACAGCCCCACATCCATCACCCCACCCCCTATCCTGAGCGCCGATGACCTCTTGGGCTCACCTACTCTGCCCGATGGCACCAATAACCCCTTCGCCTTTTCCAGCCAGGAGCTGGCGAGCCTCTTTGCTCCTAGCATGGGGCTGCCTGGGGGAGGCTCCCCCACCACTTTCCTCTTCCGGCCCATGTCCGAATCCCCTCACATGTTTGACTCTCCCCCCAGCCCTCAGGATTCTCTCTCGGACCACGAGGGCTATCTgagcagctccagctccagccacAGTGGCTCAGACTCCCCTACCTTGGACAACTCAAGACGCCTGCCCATTTTCAGCAGACTCTCCATCTCAGATGACTAA